The stretch of DNA AAAGGTAGAGCTTTAAAGCAGACGTTTAAATGAGATCAGCTCCTTGAAATGGAGACTTACTACTCAAATCATGTCACAAATGTCCCGTATACGACGACTATATTGCTCTTAGTGAAACTATTCGAGGACCACAGTGTTTCTCATTGCAATCCAGGCTCTCTGAGTACATTCTCTATCACACAAGTATAAGAATAAAGAACAGGGAGTTTCATTATTAGTAATACACCCAAAGACTACACTTCCAAAAATCTAGTCTTTTCTTAACATAGATAAGAAAATATACATTTCTTCAGCAATTAAATGACTTaaagtgatttttttatattcttaatAAAATCTTATAACTCTTTCTTATTTACATTTGGTGTAGGTTAATACTGATTGTAATGCAATACTGTTGCCttctccttgttttttttctgttacatttcttttgtttgttgagCAGAAGCACTTTTACATTCATATTTCAACACCCAAGCTCGAGAAGGAGCCCAAGTGCAGACGCGGAATAATGACATGTATTTTTCCAAAAAGCAAAATACGTGAGACAACTTCAAAAAGGAGGAAGTGCGCTTTGCTTGGGCAAATAAAACTtttggagaggtggagagaatgGAAGGACGAGGACGTCGAGGTTGAAAAGGCCCGGAGAATTGGCACCGGCGGTGCCTTTATTTGGCTGTAAAAATGCTCTCGCAGCACCAGGACAGTCAGTTCTGTGAGAAGTAATGCGTAACAATAGTGGAGGGTTCACGGCTGACTAAGCCACGAGGTGAGATGAAAGCCTTTTGTTGTTGGGAAAAGCTGTTAACTTGAGAAAGACAGATTTCCACAGTGGTGAAGGCAGTGTCAGAGGTTACACTCTCTCCACTCGACTGGGGTCGTAGGAGTCTGatgagaaaagagaggaaagaaaagatgaGGCAACACAATCAAAACAAGTCAGAACGATATTACTGGCTCTCAAAAAGCTGGAAATTAAAGgcaccctgtggagtttttgactgTTTGTTAGAGCTCAAGGATTCACATAATGCCCGTTGCAGGGCTCGAGCTTAAGAATGTCCCGTCGTCCAGGGGCCGAAAGAAAATAGGATCGGGTAGGACGAAAATTAATTTTGGGATGAATTTGGGCCGGGAGTGTAAACAGTAAATGTGTTTACAAGAAACTCCATAGGacacctttaaaggaatagatcAAAATTTGGGGAATTAAGcatatttcctttttctttcttttttttttttagagcaagatgagaagattgatatcagtCCCACatgtttagcctagcttagcataaaggctgGAACATCAGGGACACAGCATAGCCTTGCTCTGTTAAAAAAACCTACTACCTAACACCTCTTAACTTTACTAGTATCttatttgtttcacacatacacagaaatgtaaaaaacctgcaatttgtggttttaaggGGAGTTACAGTGCTTGCTGGAACTATTTCTCAGCAAACAGTGGAAGTCTCATCATTTACAGGTTTGGTACCACCATTAGCACAGAGACCAAAACCAAAACCTGTGCTAACCGACCATATCTGGCAACCAGCGATATAACCGAAGGCACTGCACAGAAGTGCGTTAAGGAATAGCTCCAACAGGTAAGAAACTTAAATCCAACAACTGTTGTTTCTACATTCTGTTCATGAACAGGTACAGTAGGCAAACCATGTACCCACTCAGGCTACACAGACAGGAGATATAGCCATAtattacaaaacacaaaaaggctttacaatctgtacaccCTTCTGTCCTTAGACCCTCAATTCGGAATCGGATCCCTCGCCCTGGACGGACAGTCATGCAACAGATGCCGTGTTTACAGAATAAGATACCCGTTATAGTATACCCATTTGTACATAGCTAATACCTATTATTATACTACGAAACTGCTTCACTTTGAAGGCAAAACAAGCATATCGAATGGTTAATCGAGTTTCTACTGgacactctgtttgagccccAGCCCCGCCCTCCCGAAAacctcagtctgctctgattggtcagctggcccactctgttgtgattggtcaaccaaaccaaacttttcggactccgctctagctctgctctaactagctttgtttgaaggcgtgccaaactagccgtgtgttacttggtgacatcaccacattacggaagaaaaggcgggacttcaagcaaggcgtttcaggcgagtttaggagcagtgtttctgtgggggagagtaactccctttggcctggactttgcagaccttttacatgcacaaagaactacactaaaggaaaggaaaaagcacaaaagcataatatgtctcctttaattCCTTCGTACCGACCTGAGACAGAGAGCATCTCCTCATCCTCCATATTCGAGGGGCCACAGGTCCCAGTGCTGAAGCTGAGAGGCAGCGTTATTTCTCTCTTGGGAACACTGCGAGGTTTAGGAAGCAGAGGAGGCTTCTGCAGCTTGGTGCGCTGCTTTGGTTTGGGCACCTTTTTTCTCTCAGCGTCTTGTGTCACCTCAGCTCTACTGACTGCTGTTTTCTGTCCATCTCTCACTTTCTCCAAaggcttttctttgtcatcctCCACGATTTTCTCTCCTTCTGACTCTTCAGTTTTTAATTCACCGTCTACTTCTTTACTCCCTTCATTCTCTGCTTTTAGTGCAATCTCAACATTCATGTCTTCTACCTCCTCTTCTTGTCTTTGCTCTTCCTCACCTATACCTTCAATCGCTTCTTGTTTACAATCTTCTTCGGGATCTCCCAACTTGTCATGTGTTTCATGTGCATCCTCATGTTCATCTgggttctcctcctccttccctcctccttcctccggTTTCTTATCCTCTTCTGCTTCTCGTTGCTCCACGACTTCCTCCTTTGTCACTTCCTGAACttcactctcctctctgtcGTCATCCCGCCCCTCAGAGTCAACCTCTCCTCCAGACTCTGAACCTTTGAGGCTGAGGCGTCTTATTCGAGACACCGAGTCCAGCTCTTTCAGACGGGCCATTCTGTCTGGGGTTGATCTGCCCAGAGATGCAGCAGATGAAGCAGCGGAAGAGTTTAGCTTATCTTGCAAGGATTCGATTAGTTTGCATGCTCCACCTCGCCCCCTCCTCTCAACGCTGCACGCGCTAAGTGTTAGCTTGTGATCGGGGGTCACGGGAAGGGATAGGGGAAGCTTAGGAGGTGGGAACTCAGGCAGGTCCAGTACCACCAGGGACTGAATCTCTGCATCCTCGTTGTCTTCGCCATCACTGGGGTTGCTGCTGTGCTTTTGTCTGTCTCCTTCGTGGCCCAATCCTGATCCTGTTCCTTTGAACTCCTCTGCCTCTGCTCCCTGGACGATCAGGGACTTATCTTCGACTTGCTCACACTCTCCTATCACCTGCTGGGTCTCTTCGTCTTGACTTTGTAAATTCTCAACAACATCGGTGTCCGTATCGTCCTGGTTGTCCTCAGACTGTGCATCAGCCACACCCAAGGCCTCCACTGGAACAGCTATACCCAGGATTCTGGCAGCCCTCTGCTCGATGGACTCATTTTCAGGGATGCCTTTTGCGCATTTCACCTCATACAGTTTACTGAGGTCCTCTGCAGGTAAAGAATTGGCTTTTTCCAGACTCAGTAAGTTCGCCAGGTGCTTATCTGCCATCGTTGACTCATTCTTGTAGGTCAGAGGTTCAGAGATGGCGTATCTCCCattgccatcatcatcatcctttaACACAAAAGACACCTCCCTGCTCAGCCTGGTGATATGCTGTGAATACTCTTTCTTGGGTGATCTGCTGCTTTCGCTCCTGGTTCTACAGATGCTTAAATTCACCTCACCCCTGAATGGTGGAAAACTGTCTGACTTAGCCTTTCTCTCAGTCTGTACTTCAGCTTGAAGCTCTTTATTTGAATTGTGCTCGGGGCTACTGCTATTTTTAACAAGTGCTGTCCTGCTTTCCCACAAGAGCTGACTAAGCTCCTTATGATCGAGTGGAGATGGGACTGAGAGGGAGCGCTGCATTGGCTCCCCAGGACCACCAGGAGTCTCTGTGTAGACAGTTAACCCCACATCCCTCAGCAAGGACTCTTGAGGGACTGGGATGTCCTGTCTATAGAGCCGGTTTGACTCATTGTGTGGGGGTAGTGAGGACAGGAGGCAACAGTCTCTGGGGTCTGGGTTGGAGAGTATGGGTAGCTCATTTGTTGTTGGTATGTTGTTGGCCTGTGGCCTGGAGAAAGCACTCTTCATGTCCATGGAGTCTAAATCAGCAGTGGAAGCGAAGGATTTTGATCTGACTTTTATATTGGTGGGTGTTTCTATGTGCATTGGTGGAAGACTGATTGCTTCCCTGCCTGGTTCTGGACCAGCAGTGAAATGTGTTCCTGATTTAAACCGGTCTAATCTCTTATTCACTCCATCTAGATCGTCAGTGCACTGACCCCCATTGGGTCTTTTGCTGATTGTGTCTTCCATCTCCTTATTAATGCACTCCAGTTCACCAATGGCGTCACAGGGTCGTCGGTTCACTGGCTTTAAGAGAAATTGACCAAAGGTCACTTGCTCTGCACTCTCCGGGGGACTGGAgttgctcttcctgggggaagACGGCTGCTCTCCCTGATCCCGGGTCCTTGATGGGGACGACGGTTCTTGTTGTGAGGGTTGAAGGGATGTCTGTTGTATTGGACTGAGGCTGAGACGGGAGAAGGCGCTGTTGCTGGAGGGATGAAGGTTTTTCTGGCCTGCCATGGGGTAACCATAAGAGGAGCTACTGTCAGTCCCCACACCACTGTCCATGGTTGTGTCTGAGACAGACTGAACAGGCTCCTGTCTCCCAGGAGGACTCTGGGGTTCTGGACTTTTTACCACTGTCAACGGTGAGCCAGTCTGTGTTTCCTGGTTACGGTACTGGTTTCCAGGCCAGGACCCAGAATAGCACAACTCTTTGTCTTCACTGGCTTGAAGTGCCCAGGCATCTATGATCTCCTTCCTTAGAGGAGCCCTCTTGTAGTTCCTCATTGAGGATGTGCTGCTGGTGTGAAAGTGAGAGTAGTGGGGTCTGATGGGCATCTCATTCACCGACTTGCTTCGCACGTTGTGGCTCTCTTTGAGGCCTACGGCAAAAGTGTCCATGTTGGTGACAGTCAGGCTTGGTATTGTCTCATTGTTGTTCTGATCTGCCGCTAAGTCTTTGCTAATGTTAGTCGGTGTGTGAACAGGGACAGACACAAGGCAGAAGATTGTCTCGCTCACTCTTCTCTTGGTGTTCTCTGGCCCTGAATCTGGGGCAATTTTCTTCACTTGGGTGATGGTTTCTCCAAAGACCTGATCTGAGCTGGACCCCTGGCGAGAACAACTTCTTGTTAATGGGGCCTGGAAGGCTGAAGAGGGGGACGAAGGAGGACGTTGTTTTTTGGGATATCTGTTGTTGCAGTTTTGGTCAGTTGCTGGGAAGTTATCGACAGCCTCTTTGTGCAAATCACTGTGCCACCTGTTATTGTCATTGTCGAAGACGCTAGAAGACGTCGGGTTGGCATCATCGGCCAGTTTGGCAGCGATGAAAGGCCCCAATGGCGGGGGCAAGAAGGCACTGTCGCTGGATGCAGGCTCCGACACGGTGACACTGGGAAGCTCGTTGCGGATGTGCCGGATCTTGTCAGCGTCCGTCAGGGAGTTGCCACCCAGGGCTGAGGATATATGGCGGATGCGGGGGTCATCAAAGGGGATGTATTGGATCCCTCCACCGGGGTGCTCCTGGGTAGTATACACAGGGTAAAGCTGCTTCTGGCTGGACAGGCTCCTTTCTCTATGTGGATCAGGCCAGGAACCAGCTGGATGTCTGGTGATCCAGTGGGATCCATCTGGAGCTACTTGTATCTGCTGGTACACATCTCCTCTGTACCTAAGAGTTAAAACAACAGAGTTGCACTTTATCTTAGCAGCAATGACTCCAACAagacaaaatcaaataaaaagtgtgaagagtgaagacttcaaataagttattaaaGCAATGTTAACCTAATTATATTGCTCTACTCCAGTATCTGTTTGGCAAGTTAAGAACTAGGTGGCTCtcaatttcagaataaaacataGAGGTACcttgtttatgtaaagcactttgaattgccctgttgctgaaatgtactatataaataaagctgctTTGCCTTGCCTTACCTTCATTGCACTGGGCATACATTTATGAATATCAACGAATATTACCAGAGAACAGATAATGATCTTGATGAAGCACCTCTTCATTGTTATTGCATAACATAAAACCCATTCGGAGAGATTTATCACAATCTGGCTTGTaactacaaataaaaaaatatggtaGGTAATCTCTTATGCTTTGTCACACTTTTTGAAGTTGAGTATCATCTGAGATACAGGTGTGACATGGCATACGGGATTAAGGGACTGCACCATCTCTGGTCTAGGACACTGAGTGAATTTTCCTACAagcaaaatattatttaaatatatacagctgtcagtgtgtcagtgtgctgatttgattAAATGGGACTagcataaagtgtgcatgtctgtaaaggggagacttgtgggtacccatagaactcattttcattcacgtcttgaggtcagaggtcaagtgacccctttgaaaatggctatgtcACTCACAAAGAATGGACTGCGGCGGCTGACAGTACCATGAATTTGCTCATCATTTGCAATCGCTATCTACCTCGTCTCAAGGTCCGATTCTGAAAAGATATTGCGCTACTGATATTACAGCGCAAACACGCCCATGAAGTTTTGCAGCAGAGTGTAATTTGCCCTATTTTGCATCTATTTGCAATTATTCATGTGGCAAAGTATAAATGCACTTGAGGCCAATGCGTCGGTTGTGAGGGGTGAGAGTCGGCCTGAGCCAGAGGTCTTGTTAGGAGGGCTGGGCCACTTCCATCCAAACCTCCCGAAGGCAATtcagagagaggaaagggaaaTGTTAGCCCAGAAATTGGGAATAGAGGGAGGTGGAagaaatattattaatttatataaccttatttttcattcattttttttctcaggggagctttattcatttatttttcatgacacAACTGTCATTGCATCCTGTCACTGCATcccaaaataaatgagtttgaGAGGACACCCCTTATAAATGTGCTTCAGTTACCATCAACTCTCTGAAGAAGCTAATAATTTCACTATAACTGCATCTGATCTTTGTCAATcggactgtttttgcaatgagaCTCATTTGGGGCCAATTTTGCACCAAACTTCTGCATATTAACTcatttaaatatgtgcaaataGCACTGGAGCACCAAGACGCTATTTGCTATCGGCTGTGGCTCAGACgtagagcgggtcgtcttcTATTTGGAAGattggcggtttgatccccggctacTCCAATTTGCGAATTTGTGAATTTGCCCGTCAGCGTTGAATTTAAAAGCACGGCTAACTCAAGTAAAAgggaacattttttaatttatgacaaagagaaaaaaaaaagacaaatttacCTGTAGTCAACAGCAATTTCACCATATCCCCGACGCCCCCCTCCCATTATAGGAGCTCTTTTATATGATGGAGGAGGGATGTATCCTGGAGGTCCAGAGTCCTGTGCAAAATAGTCCAGTTGAGGGTCACCTGTCCTTGATATTGGAAGTGGCGTTCTGTCCCTGGGCTGGAGAATCACTGAGTCTCTCCCAGACAACATCTCACAGCTTCCCCTGATCTGCTGGTGCATCTCATAAGAGGGTGGTCTAGGGGGTCGGGTGAAGCGGGGCTTTGGTGTCATTGAGAGTTGGTTGGCGCTAGCTGGCCTGCCATTCTCCAGCCAGCGGGGTGCCCTGTAAAGGTCGTGGTGTGACAGTGGGTGGCCATTGACCCGCCTGAACAGCTCCAGACCGGCCGAGTCTATGTCCACATATTGCAGGCTCTCAGGCTGCAGCATCCTGGGCAGGGACTGGGATTTGGCTTTGGCCCTGGGATGGACGACCATACCCTCTGGTGTCCTGGCGTGGAGCCGCTGCTGCTCCTGTGCCCAACGCTCACCCTCACTCTGCGACAGCTGGCGGCCGAAGCTCACGGCTGGACGCCACTCGTCTGTCCCCAGGCTCTGGCACTTCCTCTCATTTGTCACCCTCCAGTGATGGAGAGCAGCTTCCCTATCTCTTGTGCGGGCATGAG from Sebastes fasciatus isolate fSebFas1 chromosome 21, fSebFas1.pri, whole genome shotgun sequence encodes:
- the jcada gene encoding uncharacterized protein jcada, with translation MYSVEDLLISHGYKLPKHPTSSSTPTPAPASSSRQAPSSSPPSYSKHHEILENRPGPRTVNGYERGPGMPYGNGGGSRQPQAYGGGGGCPNNNNEPRDRSLSRREGESRCQIDTHSLGESLTSDSGFCDGTRVPQSQSKDVAYWRRRGQDFTVLLDYADLREPHGGGEGGYGRPEGSQQARGQELSAEERQRAAQERQRWAAQAQAQVQAQAQVQAHARTRDREAALHHWRVTNERKCQSLGTDEWRPAVSFGRQLSQSEGERWAQEQQRLHARTPEGMVVHPRAKAKSQSLPRMLQPESLQYVDIDSAGLELFRRVNGHPLSHHDLYRAPRWLENGRPASANQLSMTPKPRFTRPPRPPSYEMHQQIRGSCEMLSGRDSVILQPRDRTPLPISRTGDPQLDYFAQDSGPPGYIPPPSYKRAPIMGGGRRGYGEIAVDYRYRGDVYQQIQVAPDGSHWITRHPAGSWPDPHRERSLSSQKQLYPVYTTQEHPGGGIQYIPFDDPRIRHISSALGGNSLTDADKIRHIRNELPSVTVSEPASSDSAFLPPPLGPFIAAKLADDANPTSSSVFDNDNNRWHSDLHKEAVDNFPATDQNCNNRYPKKQRPPSSPSSAFQAPLTRSCSRQGSSSDQVFGETITQVKKIAPDSGPENTKRRVSETIFCLVSVPVHTPTNISKDLAADQNNNETIPSLTVTNMDTFAVGLKESHNVRSKSVNEMPIRPHYSHFHTSSTSSMRNYKRAPLRKEIIDAWALQASEDKELCYSGSWPGNQYRNQETQTGSPLTVVKSPEPQSPPGRQEPVQSVSDTTMDSGVGTDSSSSYGYPMAGQKNLHPSSNSAFSRLSLSPIQQTSLQPSQQEPSSPSRTRDQGEQPSSPRKSNSSPPESAEQVTFGQFLLKPVNRRPCDAIGELECINKEMEDTISKRPNGGQCTDDLDGVNKRLDRFKSGTHFTAGPEPGREAISLPPMHIETPTNIKVRSKSFASTADLDSMDMKSAFSRPQANNIPTTNELPILSNPDPRDCCLLSSLPPHNESNRLYRQDIPVPQESLLRDVGLTVYTETPGGPGEPMQRSLSVPSPLDHKELSQLLWESRTALVKNSSSPEHNSNKELQAEVQTERKAKSDSFPPFRGEVNLSICRTRSESSRSPKKEYSQHITRLSREVSFVLKDDDDGNGRYAISEPLTYKNESTMADKHLANLLSLEKANSLPAEDLSKLYEVKCAKGIPENESIEQRAARILGIAVPVEALGVADAQSEDNQDDTDTDVVENLQSQDEETQQVIGECEQVEDKSLIVQGAEAEEFKGTGSGLGHEGDRQKHSSNPSDGEDNEDAEIQSLVVLDLPEFPPPKLPLSLPVTPDHKLTLSACSVERRGRGGACKLIESLQDKLNSSAASSAASLGRSTPDRMARLKELDSVSRIRRLSLKGSESGGEVDSEGRDDDREESEVQEVTKEEVVEQREAEEDKKPEEGGGKEEENPDEHEDAHETHDKLGDPEEDCKQEAIEGIGEEEQRQEEEVEDMNVEIALKAENEGSKEVDGELKTEESEGEKIVEDDKEKPLEKVRDGQKTAVSRAEVTQDAERKKVPKPKQRTKLQKPPLLPKPRSVPKREITLPLSFSTGTCGPSNMEDEEMLSVSDSYDPSRVERV